A part of Paenibacillus sp. IHBB 10380 genomic DNA contains:
- a CDS encoding DUF3388 domain-containing protein, which yields MGIQQWYMEYKIHKNRPGLLGDIASLLGMLEVNILTINGVEGETRGMLIETDDEEKIHLMGAMLKKVDSITVSALRPPKLVDILAVRHGRYIDRDSDDRKTFRFTRDELGLLVDFLGEVFKKEGNQVIGLRGMPRVGKTESIIAGSVCAMKRWTFVSSTLLRQTIRSQLSEDEMNPNNVFIIDGIVSTIRSSEKHYNLLQDIMNMPCTKVIEHPDIFVKESEYSYDDFTIIIELRNNPSEEIIYDTFTSTYTDDL from the coding sequence TTGGGAATCCAACAATGGTATATGGAATATAAGATACATAAAAACCGTCCGGGATTACTGGGAGATATTGCTTCTTTACTCGGGATGCTGGAAGTTAATATACTGACAATTAATGGCGTGGAAGGTGAAACCCGTGGGATGCTCATTGAAACGGACGACGAGGAGAAAATTCACCTTATGGGTGCTATGCTCAAAAAAGTGGATAGTATAACCGTTTCTGCATTAAGACCGCCTAAACTTGTCGATATTTTAGCTGTTCGTCACGGTCGTTACATTGATAGAGATTCAGATGATCGAAAGACATTTCGTTTTACTCGGGATGAACTTGGTTTATTAGTGGACTTTTTGGGTGAAGTTTTTAAGAAAGAGGGAAATCAGGTTATTGGATTAAGAGGGATGCCGCGCGTCGGTAAAACGGAATCCATTATTGCTGGAAGTGTATGTGCCATGAAGCGTTGGACGTTCGTCTCTTCGACATTGTTACGTCAGACTATCCGAAGTCAACTCTCTGAGGATGAAATGAACCCGAACAATGTTTTTATTATTGATGGAATTGTTAGTACAATTCGGTCTAGTGAGAAACACTATAATTTGTTGCAAGATATTATGAATATGCCTTGTACGAAGGTGATTGAACATCCCGATATTTTTGTTAAGGAGTCGGAGTATTCGTACGACGATTTCACGATCATTATAGAACTTCGGAATAATCCTAGTGAGGAAATTATTTATGATACATTCACCAGCACTTATACCGACGATTTATAA
- a CDS encoding YajQ family cyclic di-GMP-binding protein, whose protein sequence is MSSENSFDIVSKFDLQEMINAITQAEKEIETRFDFKGSKSSLKLDKDTLVIVSDDEYKLNAVIDILQTKMIKRGLSLRNVDYSKIEPASLGTVRQRLTLKQGIDHDNAKKINILIRDSKLKVKSQIQGDQIRVTGKSKDDLQGIIQLLRKADLSLDLQFTNVK, encoded by the coding sequence ATGAGTTCTGAAAATTCATTCGATATTGTATCCAAATTTGATTTACAGGAAATGATTAATGCTATAACGCAAGCGGAAAAAGAAATTGAAACGAGATTTGATTTCAAGGGCAGTAAGAGTAGTCTGAAGTTAGATAAAGACACACTGGTCATTGTTTCAGATGATGAGTATAAGCTAAATGCTGTCATTGATATTCTACAGACCAAAATGATTAAGCGTGGTTTATCGTTAAGGAATGTAGATTACAGTAAAATAGAGCCTGCCTCCCTTGGAACCGTACGTCAAAGATTGACACTAAAGCAAGGAATAGATCATGACAACGCGAAGAAAATTAACATTTTAATTCGTGATTCTAAACTGAAAGTCAAAAGTCAAATCCAAGGTGATCAAATTCGCGTAACGGGTAAAAGTAAAGATGATCTACAAGGTATCATTCAATTATTACGTAAAGCGGATCTTTCATTAGATCTACAATTTACTAACGTGAAGTAA
- the ymfI gene encoding elongation factor P 5-aminopentanone reductase: MSKLVTGGNKPIGETTVLVTGASRGIGAAIAERFAMVGMNVVIHYMNSHEAANDVARRCMSHGAKVLTVTADLKDKDQISRVRDKLESHGLMPDILVNNAGISHYGLLSDVTEEIWDDVMSTNLKSMFLCTQQFMPYMVAQRYGRIINISSIWGISGASCEVLYSASKGGVNAFTKALAKELAPSGITVNGVAPGAVDTSMMDHLEQEEIRMLEEEIPAGRLARPDEISSLVYFLALPESGYINGQIISPNGGWIT, translated from the coding sequence TTGAGTAAACTAGTTACAGGCGGAAATAAGCCGATTGGCGAGACGACTGTTCTAGTAACAGGTGCCAGCAGAGGCATTGGAGCTGCTATTGCTGAACGTTTCGCCATGGTGGGTATGAATGTAGTCATACACTATATGAATTCCCATGAAGCGGCTAATGATGTGGCTAGACGATGTATGTCTCATGGGGCAAAGGTGTTGACAGTCACAGCAGATTTGAAGGATAAGGATCAAATTTCGAGAGTACGTGACAAACTCGAGAGTCATGGATTAATGCCGGATATTTTAGTGAATAATGCGGGTATTTCACATTATGGTCTTCTCTCTGATGTTACAGAAGAGATTTGGGATGATGTGATGTCCACTAATCTTAAAAGCATGTTCTTATGTACTCAACAGTTTATGCCATATATGGTTGCTCAGAGGTACGGGAGGATTATTAATATATCTTCCATCTGGGGAATTTCGGGTGCTTCTTGCGAAGTATTATATTCAGCAAGTAAGGGTGGCGTGAATGCTTTCACTAAAGCTTTAGCTAAGGAATTAGCACCTTCAGGCATTACGGTCAATGGGGTGGCGCCTGGAGCAGTGGATACATCCATGATGGATCATCTGGAGCAGGAAGAAATTCGAATGCTGGAGGAGGAGATTCCTGCGGGTAGACTGGCTAGACCAGATGAAATTTCTTCACTTGTCTACTTTCTGGCACTCCCTGAATCTGGTTATATTAATGGTCAAATTATTAGTCCTAATGGAGGATGGATTACCTAA
- the yfmH gene encoding EF-P 5-aminopentanol modification-associated protein YfmH, translating to MQSVHYDNLQETIYSEVMDNGLHVYVLPKPGFHKTYATFATKYGSVDNHFRVEGEEEAVVPDGIAHFLEHKMFEEPEGDIFATFASQGASANAFTSFDQTVYLFSATENIVDNLETLINFVQHPYFTDQNVEKEKGIIGQEIDMYKDNADWRVYFGLIEAMFKTHPVHIDIAGTVESIATISKETLYSCYNAFYHPSNMLLFVVGGVDPKKVFELVRSNQAKKSYDAQGNIERIFDQEQVEVAEKRRVSKLAVSMPKCLFGFKEKNVGFTGEELLRRDLTSKIMLDLLFGSSTKLYQKLYDEDLISDSFGHEYNSSPQYAFSAIGGDTQDPDLLLQRISEEVELIIKTGFTETDFERTRKKKIGGYLRMLNSPENMAHEFTKYQFRGSDFFSVIEVYESITLEDVNQRLHEHIDWEQMAVSLVVNP from the coding sequence GTGCAAAGTGTACATTATGATAATCTGCAAGAAACGATTTATTCTGAAGTGATGGATAATGGTCTTCACGTATATGTTCTGCCAAAGCCAGGATTTCACAAAACCTATGCTACGTTCGCCACGAAATATGGATCGGTAGACAATCATTTTCGTGTAGAAGGGGAAGAAGAAGCGGTTGTGCCTGATGGCATTGCTCATTTTCTAGAACACAAGATGTTCGAGGAACCAGAGGGAGACATTTTTGCTACGTTTGCTTCACAAGGAGCTTCGGCTAATGCGTTTACAAGTTTTGATCAAACGGTGTATCTGTTCTCAGCTACAGAGAATATCGTAGATAATTTAGAAACGTTGATTAACTTTGTTCAGCACCCTTATTTCACAGATCAGAATGTGGAGAAGGAAAAGGGGATTATTGGTCAGGAAATTGATATGTATAAAGATAACGCGGATTGGCGTGTCTATTTCGGCTTAATTGAAGCCATGTTTAAGACACATCCTGTTCATATCGATATTGCAGGAACAGTTGAATCCATTGCTACCATCTCTAAGGAGACGCTATATAGTTGCTACAACGCTTTTTATCATCCCAGCAATATGCTGTTGTTTGTCGTAGGAGGAGTTGATCCGAAAAAGGTATTTGAACTTGTCCGCAGTAACCAAGCGAAGAAGTCCTATGATGCTCAAGGTAATATTGAACGGATCTTTGATCAAGAACAGGTAGAGGTGGCAGAGAAACGTCGTGTGAGTAAGCTGGCGGTCTCTATGCCTAAGTGCTTATTCGGATTCAAGGAGAAAAATGTTGGTTTCACAGGTGAAGAATTGTTGAGACGTGATCTCACAAGTAAAATTATGTTGGATTTGTTATTTGGCTCTAGTACGAAGTTATATCAAAAGCTGTATGATGAAGATCTTATTTCTGACAGCTTCGGTCATGAATATAATAGCTCGCCGCAGTATGCCTTTTCTGCCATAGGTGGGGACACGCAAGACCCTGATTTGTTGCTTCAAAGAATCAGTGAAGAAGTGGAGCTTATTATCAAAACTGGTTTTACAGAAACAGATTTCGAACGGACTCGCAAAAAGAAAATAGGCGGTTATTTACGTATGCTCAATTCTCCTGAGAATATGGCGCATGAGTTTACGAAGTATCAATTCCGAGGTAGTGATTTCTTTAGTGTGATTGAGGTGTATGAATCGATTACATTGGAGGATGTGAATCAACGTCTACATGAGCATATTGATTGGGAGCAGATGGCAGTGTCGCTCGTGGTGAATCCTTGA
- the recA gene encoding recombinase RecA — MSDRRAALDVALRQIEKQFGKGSIMKLGESTHMQVEVTSSGSLALDIALGVGGFPRGRIIEVYGPESSGKTTVALHAIAEVQKAGGQAAFIDAEHALDPKYASNLGVNIDELLLSQPDTGEQALEIAEALVRSGAVDIIVVDSVAALVPKAEIEGEMGDSHVGLQARLMSQALRKLSGAVSKSKTTAIFINQLREKIGVMFGNPETTPGGRALKFYSTIRLDVRRVESIKNGNDIVGNRTKIKIVKNKVAPPFKQADVDMMYGLGISKEGSIVDIGTDLDIVNKSGAWYSYEGERLGQGRENAKQFLKDHPEISDVIENKIREASNLTNAVVVPTTEDQEAEDLEEQELLEIE; from the coding sequence TTGTCAGATCGTCGTGCAGCGCTAGATGTAGCGCTTCGTCAAATAGAAAAACAATTCGGTAAGGGTTCAATTATGAAGTTAGGTGAATCTACCCATATGCAAGTGGAAGTTACTTCCAGTGGATCGCTAGCTTTGGATATTGCGTTGGGTGTTGGGGGATTTCCAAGGGGACGGATTATTGAAGTGTACGGACCTGAATCTTCCGGTAAGACAACTGTAGCTCTTCATGCTATCGCTGAGGTTCAGAAAGCGGGCGGGCAAGCTGCTTTCATCGATGCGGAACATGCGTTAGACCCTAAATATGCTAGTAACCTAGGGGTTAATATCGATGAATTGCTTCTATCCCAACCGGATACGGGTGAGCAAGCATTGGAAATTGCAGAGGCTCTGGTACGTAGTGGAGCCGTAGATATCATTGTTGTTGACTCTGTTGCAGCATTGGTACCGAAAGCTGAGATTGAAGGCGAGATGGGTGATTCCCATGTGGGTCTACAAGCTCGTTTGATGTCTCAAGCTCTACGTAAACTGTCAGGGGCTGTTAGTAAGTCTAAGACCACTGCTATCTTTATTAACCAACTCCGTGAGAAAATAGGGGTTATGTTTGGTAATCCTGAAACGACTCCGGGTGGACGTGCTTTGAAATTCTATTCCACGATTCGTTTAGATGTGCGTCGTGTGGAGAGTATTAAGAATGGAAATGACATCGTAGGTAACCGTACGAAGATCAAAATCGTGAAGAATAAGGTAGCTCCGCCTTTCAAACAGGCAGATGTTGACATGATGTATGGTCTAGGTATTTCCAAAGAGGGTAGCATTGTGGATATCGGTACGGATTTAGATATCGTTAACAAGAGTGGCGCTTGGTATTCCTATGAAGGTGAGCGTTTAGGCCAAGGTCGTGAGAATGCAAAGCAGTTCTTGAAGGATCATCCAGAGATATCTGATGTCATCGAGAACAAGATTCGGGAAGCTAGCAATCTTACGAATGCTGTTGTGGTTCCTACAACAGAGGACCAAGAGGCAGAAGATTTAGAAGAACAAGAACTATTGGAAATTGAATAA
- a CDS encoding regulatory protein RecX produces MMKRGIVSVREVYDDMEQEQEMGGVSLFPDHIELIITGVEREPKQRYRYLISFGEHVLSIHEDVMIKYRMIKGNSFWKHELEEIVLADEKQQAYVQGLKYLERKPRTRKEISIRLQEKGAAQRVIEEVLVRLTQEGLLNDAMYAEQWAEQRIMSQRKGKAWVRQELRQKGIDKSLISEALDSVSADQEYESALTIGRKKWNQTKGEAQEKKRKAGSYLMRRGFSGEQVRRVLHQMLQEDDLQDSDEDDVMFD; encoded by the coding sequence ATGATGAAGAGAGGGATTGTAAGCGTGAGAGAAGTGTATGATGATATGGAGCAGGAACAAGAAATGGGAGGGGTATCTCTTTTCCCAGATCATATAGAATTAATTATTACAGGGGTCGAGCGTGAGCCTAAGCAGAGATATCGATATTTAATCTCTTTTGGTGAACATGTGTTGTCTATCCATGAAGATGTGATGATCAAATATCGTATGATCAAGGGAAATTCTTTTTGGAAGCATGAGTTAGAAGAAATTGTTCTTGCCGATGAGAAACAACAGGCTTATGTTCAAGGATTGAAGTATTTGGAACGCAAACCAAGAACTCGTAAAGAAATAAGTATTCGATTGCAGGAAAAGGGTGCAGCGCAACGCGTGATCGAAGAAGTGCTAGTACGTCTAACGCAGGAGGGGCTACTGAATGACGCTATGTATGCTGAGCAGTGGGCTGAGCAGCGTATCATGAGCCAGCGTAAGGGAAAAGCATGGGTACGACAAGAATTGAGGCAAAAGGGGATAGATAAATCTTTGATCTCAGAAGCGCTTGATAGTGTAAGCGCCGATCAAGAATATGAAAGTGCACTGACCATCGGAAGAAAAAAGTGGAATCAGACAAAAGGTGAGGCGCAAGAGAAGAAGCGCAAAGCGGGTTCTTACCTGATGCGCCGTGGATTTTCAGGTGAACAAGTTAGACGTGTTCTCCATCAAATGCTTCAAGAAGATGATTTACAGGATAGCGATGAGGACGATGTAATGTTTGATTAA
- the pgsA gene encoding CDP-diacylglycerol--glycerol-3-phosphate 3-phosphatidyltransferase, translated as MNLPNRITIARICLIPIMMVFLLVDFDFYPSPLTWDSYELPYNQLIAAIIFILAASTDGIDGFLARKHNMVTNLGKLLDPLADKLLVAAVLISLVEMGKCDSWIAVIIISREFAVTGLRQIALLEGKVVAASNWGKVKTVVQIVAIVMMLINNFPFEWIHVPLDVIVTWAAALITLYSGVDYFIKNKSLLHLSNS; from the coding sequence GTGAATTTACCTAATCGTATCACGATAGCAAGAATTTGTCTGATTCCCATTATGATGGTGTTTCTGTTAGTTGATTTTGATTTCTATCCCTCTCCTTTGACATGGGATTCATATGAATTACCTTACAATCAGCTTATTGCAGCGATTATCTTCATCCTTGCAGCGAGCACGGATGGGATTGATGGTTTTCTAGCACGCAAGCATAATATGGTGACAAATTTAGGGAAACTGCTTGATCCACTTGCAGATAAATTACTTGTGGCAGCCGTTCTGATCTCTTTAGTGGAGATGGGGAAGTGCGATAGCTGGATTGCAGTTATAATCATTAGCCGTGAATTTGCAGTTACCGGACTTCGTCAAATTGCTCTCTTGGAAGGTAAAGTTGTTGCTGCTAGTAATTGGGGCAAAGTAAAGACAGTTGTGCAGATTGTAGCTATCGTAATGATGCTGATTAATAACTTTCCATTTGAATGGATCCATGTACCGTTGGACGTCATTGTCACATGGGCTGCTGCCTTGATAACTCTGTATTCTGGAGTTGATTATTTTATCAAGAATAAGTCATTGCTTCACCTCTCCAATAGTTAA
- a CDS encoding helix-turn-helix domain-containing protein: protein MSELGQQLREARLEKGMSLDDVQEMTKIRKRYLEAIEAGDYKVLPGTFYVRAFIKTYAETVGLNPDELLEGHKQDVSSSEPESTMEPVIQKRSSNKAPSERNVKWLSTVLMWTFPILIVVVIYVYLSTRDDKPDANKVVDSGQKITDSQQDPSTQPKAPEVTPPTGNGGEAGTTPDEEGTVVPDEEPIEEPNPEQVPQSLTVTEDGKSGKNTIFKVAAPVGSKVQVEIKATGQSWMEIYRGGNSQGEKLFFNNTKDGDNLSFDLDSQGLYIKSGYSKATNITVGGQLVTDGKATSRILLKMGEPEENNSVTGE from the coding sequence ATGTCGGAACTGGGTCAGCAGTTAAGAGAAGCTAGATTGGAAAAAGGAATGAGTCTGGACGATGTTCAGGAAATGACAAAAATTCGTAAGCGATATTTAGAAGCCATCGAGGCAGGTGATTATAAAGTTCTTCCGGGAACTTTTTATGTGCGGGCTTTTATTAAGACTTACGCGGAAACGGTGGGATTGAATCCAGATGAGCTGTTAGAAGGGCATAAACAAGATGTGTCATCCTCTGAGCCTGAATCTACAATGGAGCCAGTGATTCAAAAGCGTTCGAGTAATAAAGCTCCTTCGGAGCGTAATGTTAAATGGTTATCTACCGTATTAATGTGGACTTTTCCGATACTGATTGTCGTGGTCATTTATGTGTATTTATCAACACGAGATGATAAGCCTGATGCTAACAAGGTCGTCGATTCGGGACAAAAGATAACAGATTCACAGCAAGATCCTTCAACTCAACCTAAGGCTCCTGAAGTCACACCACCGACAGGCAATGGTGGAGAGGCTGGGACAACACCAGATGAAGAAGGCACAGTAGTGCCTGATGAAGAACCCATAGAAGAACCGAATCCAGAGCAGGTTCCGCAGAGTTTGACAGTTACCGAAGATGGCAAAAGCGGGAAAAATACAATCTTTAAAGTAGCTGCTCCAGTGGGAAGTAAGGTTCAGGTGGAAATTAAAGCAACAGGTCAAAGTTGGATGGAAATCTACCGAGGAGGAAATTCTCAGGGAGAAAAGCTATTTTTTAACAATACTAAAGACGGAGACAATTTGTCTTTCGATTTGGATAGTCAAGGCCTATATATTAAGTCTGGATACTCCAAAGCGACGAATATTACGGTTGGAGGACAGTTAGTAACAGATGGTAAGGCTACATCACGGATTTTGTTGAAAATGGGTGAACCCGAAGAAAATAATTCAGTTACTGGCGAATAA
- the sleB gene encoding spore cortex-lytic enzyme, producing MTKQKGWIIFSVLLLLSAVVFGLMNSGTETIGMNDHNIQSTPSEPVFSSNIVKYGASGQDVYELQGRLKYLGFYTGKIDSNFGSGTLKSVKWFQSEFGMKIDGVVGGKTKLKLYNATKDWKPTQPIQGETSKKPEATKDNPDRTSSNTMGLSENTLKILANAVYGEARGEPFEGQVAVAAVIMNRVKSSSFPNTVSGVIFQPGAFTAVADGQIWLEPNDQARQAVQQALNGWDPSGGCLYYFNPKTATSKWIWTRPQVKTIGEHIFCM from the coding sequence ATGACAAAACAAAAAGGTTGGATTATTTTCAGTGTGCTACTTCTTTTGTCCGCAGTTGTATTCGGATTGATGAATAGTGGGACTGAGACGATAGGCATGAATGATCACAATATCCAGTCAACGCCTTCAGAACCCGTATTTAGTTCAAACATAGTTAAATATGGAGCATCAGGTCAGGATGTATACGAGCTGCAAGGTAGACTTAAGTATTTAGGGTTCTATACGGGGAAGATAGATAGTAATTTCGGAAGTGGTACATTGAAATCTGTGAAATGGTTTCAGTCAGAGTTCGGCATGAAAATAGATGGTGTAGTAGGCGGTAAGACTAAGCTAAAACTATACAATGCAACGAAAGATTGGAAACCAACACAACCTATTCAAGGAGAGACATCCAAGAAACCGGAAGCTACCAAAGATAATCCAGATAGAACCTCCTCAAATACGATGGGGTTGTCTGAGAACACTTTGAAGATACTAGCTAACGCAGTATATGGAGAAGCACGTGGTGAACCCTTCGAAGGACAAGTTGCGGTTGCTGCTGTCATTATGAACCGGGTTAAATCATCAAGTTTTCCGAATACGGTCTCAGGGGTTATATTTCAACCTGGAGCGTTTACGGCTGTAGCTGATGGTCAGATCTGGTTAGAGCCGAATGACCAAGCACGTCAAGCCGTGCAACAGGCATTGAACGGTTGGGACCCATCTGGCGGTTGTTTATATTATTTCAATCCCAAAACAGCAACTTCGAAGTGGATATGGACACGACCGCAAGTGAAAACGATAGGAGAGCATATTTTCTGTATGTAA
- a CDS encoding DUF3243 domain-containing protein, translated as MSTVLRNFDTWKKFLGERVTQAEKMGMSEDTISKLAYEIGDFLDEKVDPQNPSNRALKELWSVGDKEERRTIARLMVKLAKKNV; from the coding sequence ATGTCAACAGTACTCAGAAATTTTGACACATGGAAAAAGTTCTTGGGTGAACGTGTGACGCAAGCTGAGAAAATGGGTATGAGTGAAGACACTATATCTAAATTAGCTTACGAAATTGGCGATTTCCTAGATGAAAAAGTCGATCCGCAAAACCCCTCTAACCGTGCCCTGAAAGAATTATGGTCGGTGGGAGACAAAGAAGAACGGCGTACAATCGCCCGTCTAATGGTGAAATTAGCCAAAAAAAACGTATAG
- the yfmF gene encoding EF-P 5-aminopentanol modification-associated protein YfmF, with protein sequence MNKMGFEHDNTGRVRIHVLPTKRFKTFAMSLYLGTPLSEDTVTTTALTPFVLRRGTESYPETTQFRERLEQLYGAGFGFDVYKRGDYQIVQFRMDTINDSFVQSEESLLSSSFAFLGEVVTKPVLEDGHFKDSYVQAERENVRKKLESIVNDKIRYAAERCLEEMCQNEPYRLHPLGQRKDLDNINSEVLYKAYRKWLEEANIDLYVVGDTTLEEVKQLVEQHFQLGSTKSISYETKPSSRDVGEVRTIEEKLDVSQGKLNMGLRTTITYGDDNYAAALMYNGILGGYPHSKLFLNVREKESLAYYASSRYDGHKGIGTIQSGIEVQNYKKAVEIIQNQIAEMKSGQISELEMSQTKAMIRNLLREMEDSAFEMIGFDFNRQLSGKERSGEELLQQVENITVEDVQAAASTFKLDTIYFLRGQKEE encoded by the coding sequence TTGAATAAAATGGGATTTGAACATGATAATACGGGACGGGTGCGGATTCATGTGCTACCTACAAAGCGCTTCAAAACATTCGCAATGTCTCTGTATTTAGGAACTCCACTTTCAGAAGATACGGTGACAACTACAGCATTAACGCCATTTGTGTTGCGTAGAGGTACGGAGTCATATCCAGAAACAACACAGTTTCGTGAACGGTTAGAACAGTTATATGGTGCTGGTTTTGGGTTTGATGTGTACAAGAGAGGTGATTATCAAATCGTCCAATTTCGTATGGACACGATCAATGATTCTTTCGTACAAAGTGAGGAGAGTCTCTTGAGCTCGTCTTTTGCTTTTTTGGGAGAAGTTGTGACAAAACCTGTACTAGAAGATGGCCATTTCAAAGATTCTTATGTGCAAGCAGAGCGTGAAAATGTGCGTAAGAAGTTAGAATCCATTGTTAATGATAAAATTCGATATGCTGCAGAACGATGTTTGGAAGAGATGTGTCAGAATGAACCCTATCGTCTTCATCCATTAGGGCAGCGTAAAGATTTAGATAATATTAACTCAGAGGTACTTTATAAAGCATATCGCAAATGGCTTGAGGAAGCTAATATTGACCTTTATGTTGTAGGAGATACAACACTTGAAGAAGTTAAACAACTGGTAGAGCAGCATTTTCAATTGGGTTCTACTAAGTCAATCTCATATGAAACGAAGCCATCTTCTCGTGATGTAGGAGAGGTACGGACAATTGAAGAGAAATTAGATGTTAGTCAAGGTAAGCTGAATATGGGGCTTCGCACAACGATCACATATGGCGATGATAACTATGCTGCTGCACTTATGTATAACGGTATACTAGGTGGATATCCGCATTCCAAGCTCTTCCTTAATGTCCGTGAGAAGGAGAGTTTAGCTTATTATGCTTCGTCAAGGTATGACGGTCATAAAGGTATTGGAACGATTCAATCCGGTATTGAGGTTCAGAATTATAAGAAGGCAGTTGAGATTATTCAGAATCAGATCGCGGAAATGAAATCAGGTCAGATTAGTGAGCTTGAAATGTCACAGACGAAAGCAATGATCCGCAATTTACTTCGTGAAATGGAAGACTCTGCTTTTGAAATGATCGGATTTGATTTTAATCGCCAATTATCAGGAAAAGAGCGCTCGGGAGAAGAACTCCTTCAGCAGGTTGAGAATATCACGGTGGAGGATGTGCAAGCAGCAGCATCTACCTTTAAGTTGGATACCATCTACTTCTTGAGAGGGCAAAAGGAGGAATAG
- a CDS encoding competence/damage-inducible protein A, which yields MKAEIIAVGTELLLGQIVNTNAQFLSQELATMGIDVYFQTVVGDNMSRLQESIELARQRADIILLTGGIGPTQDDLTKDALATVLNRTLHIDRLAMEHVDKFFVQRGIHMTENNRRQALAIEGSSPLANSTGLAVGNAISHEGKYYVVLPGPPKEMRPMFQDEAKPWLLQHALTNEMPIYSTMLKFAGIGESALEERLLDLINNQSDPTIAPYAKEGEVTVRISTKARSEKEAMMKLNALEVQIQALLPDHLYANEDIPIEKAIVDLMADRGLTLSAAESCTGGLLMERITSVPGSATMFLGGIVCYSNQLKEKLLNVPHDLLEGEDAPGAVSAEVAEVLAEQVRMIGDTDFGLSITGVAGPAYSERKPVGLVYVAIAERGKKTEVHELNLTGNRDSIRHRTVKSLLYRLWRTIMLSEKL from the coding sequence ATGAAGGCAGAGATTATTGCAGTAGGAACGGAGCTTTTACTTGGGCAAATTGTGAATACCAATGCGCAATTTCTATCACAAGAACTAGCAACAATGGGTATTGATGTATACTTTCAGACCGTAGTTGGCGACAACATGTCGAGACTCCAGGAGTCTATTGAATTAGCGCGTCAGCGTGCAGATATCATTCTATTGACCGGTGGGATTGGACCGACTCAAGATGATTTGACGAAAGATGCATTGGCTACCGTACTGAATCGTACATTACATATAGATCGACTTGCAATGGAGCATGTGGACAAGTTCTTCGTACAACGCGGTATTCATATGACCGAGAATAATCGTAGGCAAGCACTCGCTATTGAGGGAAGTTCTCCGCTAGCTAATTCAACGGGACTGGCTGTAGGTAATGCTATTTCACATGAAGGGAAATATTACGTCGTACTTCCGGGGCCTCCTAAAGAGATGAGACCTATGTTTCAAGATGAAGCCAAACCGTGGCTCTTGCAGCATGCTTTAACGAATGAGATGCCTATTTATTCTACCATGCTGAAATTTGCTGGAATTGGTGAATCTGCTTTAGAGGAGCGCCTTCTAGATCTCATTAACAACCAGAGTGACCCAACCATTGCTCCCTACGCCAAAGAAGGGGAGGTAACCGTTAGAATTTCTACTAAAGCACGAAGTGAAAAAGAAGCGATGATGAAACTAAATGCTTTAGAAGTACAAATTCAAGCACTGCTTCCAGATCACTTATATGCGAATGAAGATATACCGATTGAGAAAGCGATTGTAGACCTTATGGCTGACCGTGGGCTCACACTCAGTGCTGCAGAGAGTTGTACAGGGGGGCTACTGATGGAACGCATTACATCCGTCCCAGGGAGCGCGACTATGTTTCTTGGTGGTATTGTATGTTACTCGAATCAGTTGAAGGAAAAGCTGTTGAATGTTCCTCATGATCTACTTGAAGGCGAGGATGCTCCGGGTGCAGTTAGTGCAGAAGTAGCTGAAGTATTGGCTGAACAGGTAAGAATGATCGGGGATACAGATTTTGGTCTTTCGATTACGGGGGTTGCCGGTCCTGCCTATTCGGAGCGAAAGCCAGTGGGATTAGTATATGTTGCTATTGCCGAACGAGGTAAGAAAACGGAGGTTCATGAGCTTAACTTAACGGGTAATCGAGATTCAATTCGTCATCGCACGGTTAAAAGCTTACTCTATCGTCTATGGAGAACAATCATGCTAAGTGAGAAGTTGTAA